One genomic segment of Drosophila melanogaster chromosome 3R includes these proteins:
- the CG42795 gene encoding uncharacterized protein, isoform A → MSETKKLLDALLCDIYGRQEVLAKRIRRCCRDPVHKRSPKKKKGQLAQLASGMVGDRSSLERLDVRKLIDVCAILKVEILMLGYLLERVLVARDRLQRHQEVLCEFVTAVLIVESDDAQPKMRFSLSPPPQKAITSARLTSPTKNSLSSNNTITTPGSNNRSPSSTKTTMLTRNGGGHGTSPTASGSGHAPSATAAADDEATSDYNQWLHAMKLVARLPGGTPPEFRRKLWLSLADKYLKSKNVDWAQQREKCFCEEWREDDEELGIQIVKDLHRTGSNLCTGPAGSINQAKLKRILLGYARYNPEVGYCQGFNMLGALILQVMDKEEEESMKVMIYLVEGVLPTGYFYGSMGGLQADMGVFRELMQTRLPRLAKHLQRLQGPVENAFEPPLTNVFTMQWFLTMFCTCLPMSCVLRVWDLVLIEGSDVLLRTALVLWSLLEERVISVRSADEFYGKMGSYSSELLNGHLVDSNGLIERVVKLGPIEDLRQLRDKHLYNIAPLRHKQGLQLYYDEEDTHSDEERLAVATVFGLNWGRRGSVGPAAAGKQQVEQKDRLALDISLLKKQYDRLRERQKQAHVILTTACSTAARQGSGPASSSQPAVPVNQLLLGRPAIVTNKGKRVGAPLGAIPPARKPSLPAVLHTKPTSEKQLRRGETLLWRDTDPSRRRRDSLTWKEIKADRAAMIREGVDVSSVRTQKLRTRFGKSDSSSYSEDSDGEQESGTGGGGGSSTDTSLCDDDDPKSTEKSPKQKAKLARKLKEQKQLAGSRETSLERQRPKSWAPSSHEIPFMLMGTDSGDEKEDKSTKEGPITGDQAEDSATESGHYEFDRELHLVSSKMEPLKLPFDPEFTGMTSVSPIPTPREKSEAEEDLLDERKPFDVSDDGVTNQYFERVNSVERPNRLELTYSLNEEETDTNAIYLEEREKVEGHSGDREYNSLPPFYPRENDDGVQGGGKVPQIRDDNIPGENKDDYKELLSMTIEENTVYKPPTPTASTLSNASRKRRDPRRKTLTRSSTIEIEERYQALERRISQDQPSGDRQAKYIPSTAALEERFNTLEKQLSAEKQRKELSEMEAEYPIKSERIPSTADLESRFNSLTKQMSSSESSSKTPIDLKDEDRPSGSSSKNQKDSEKTSKLHKSEEPESNTKETTGETEASDSNDSKIGEKETEQPRIKKLPSTAELEDRFNALERKMSVQKSSPSKNKKEPPDEEESKSTKEPEEPEESEKANEKTSGRQTPIAKKDSKDSDQKKSETKENQSPTKNQDEKVKVKSPKSEEMIEKETSSNPKEDSHESEAATNKKVEGNRELSSEKGDHKIKEKSEEAPGKAGKETAETKNANVKDSSKKGDSQKNEAAKTSVSQTESDLKPSSKENSTSKDAEQEKTPRKSPPSTEELEKRFNALEKQMSTTNLETTKEPDQTKPATKSQSTSAEVKTQKSMKSFDDKIKEVNVAIEKEQSRVEVEVNAEKKRKNVEEAPKNKEGDSQQPEESQHKGKNQRRASEPPSTEDLEKRYETLKRRMSSKNQFSETVDEALERIQQEVISEAVEEKKPPPSTEDLESRFEALHGDKKNVESKMDETKHVDVAIEAHIPSPPPPPPPPKERPVLAEPVLHQQQALIEELQSKMRGQSPGEENLKPSEINPQRRQKKLLQRPTPMGDETSEAPANTAYYRAANHEQWQQRMVRRFSDLPSRADLENRLQFLERQLYKKFYKQRCASDSEVASRVKLPPEDQPSTSRQARKQEAEGQLEQRVLALEKQLSENSLKLLEAMRERHRSADDSGSPRRLSTETIDATGKELVRYTQNIGELEEVDAHKPINISINIKMMVNKDSESKQPKGESKPTTEDLTRRLEQLEQQLLEERAKNGSIPPENEVLEEKPEKLEEKDSCKKQEKNCHNQHVKGDEVEKTEIPADRKIEPASAKETKTLENVEKAQTRAKVVDTEKSVKDQNAVTDEKSVQDQNVVVDKKADRKILDKKDKSPAAGKSEDTKQTSGKKEKSEDIKQASEAPKAGASKETSTRGKPSETKLEKPTTKESVLKETFPKKENLESEKPKSKENEATKTETQKSKETPTVAVSPKESKVSSKQMTEKKETIKDSSSKELPEKMVINSTDVGPMDPNGKTVVLLMDNEHRASKVRRLTRANTEELEDLFQALEKQLNDRNLVKSEDGRLIRVDPKPSAEQVEQTQAISDLTKEIEDFTSAKPEEENPKEAAKEDKPEPEEPEDFDWGPNTVKHHLKRKTVYLPSTKELESRFRSLERQIKLLEDVEKIDVEQRLNEIERKIKLQYSLSHEKDLNKYLELCEGKGLDDDEPVPVETPTKEAEITTARDRSRSPGRKALATKSPYTSPSRKATIKTPHTSPTRKPIIKSPYTSPSRKSAKSPYTSPSRNRQRSPSPTRSPERKSKKSPYTSPARRKPHPNDLPISDDLEYKYRVLDLVRSKSKENLAKRMNDPNRKPAIHPLEMILSPSPDADAIPTTGELEHRIRVLDEKLKSPAKTRSKSRSRSPTIEDIKRQKMRDEKKPRTPVHNLERIVSSPGRPEPPTAEELEERIRILEQEHKFDFKTQKDYKAFNQKLKDVISPSLSFDEFRAAKSREQSPRRHGPTTPKSALRRDDFDEGYCGGTHTSTLYRPTSPKVIRFRDEDEDEDQFEEAPRPKSRQTSDRMTLADQPSATRSYASSTEGLDALGSRLMRETSPITRTGTHTGVPLRTGENINDRLSSIKNSIKSIDTLCEEKPYQKEKCQRYIDSLFTDSLHFASKKSSLEDLSLSRSLSRSESRGRSIHRSGDYAPSIRVTSEHRSLGSADSRRSPLGNRDTSPLHHRSHRDISRELSPRRRRLEEEDEERKDRESSRVRRDNLLPNYFADNRSELSSGSSLTGFNHKVDRQLEETCAKYADDRRSACRTPLSHPYESRTTATRHSHTDPVQIPTNPAGSATATDSFPRPVSPYRQPYDPYHRSPGGAGGTPLYQPGKLEIRHTTVTSTFYDRFLTEKQIERQTHSRPPSRSPVVSPSVPAKSYVELCSTSGTSSTTATSTSTSSFMSSSYAGPSFSLPSASNFSYLNPGSGSGSGISSISPRASCSDLRSTTSGPTSTSTTSVTTSSYVPYNFTSSFTSRLNDPIITSTTSAVSTSSLTHSTGVYNPMMSFTLREPLASSSLGGSSASPLLPFQFNRTFTSNFDKEQNKQ, encoded by the exons ACGATGCACAGCCTAAAATGCGTTTTAGCCTCTCACCACCGCCGCAGAAAGCCATTACCAGTGCCCGCCTAACCTCGCCCACTAAAAACAGcctcagcagcaacaacaccatcACCACCCCCGGCAGCAATAATAGAAGCCCCAGCAGCACCAAAACCACCATGCTGACCCGCAATGGCGGAGGCCACGGGACCAGCCCCACTGCCTCCGGATCCGGACACGCCCCCTCCGCCACCGCCGCTGCCGACGATGAAGCCACCTCGGATTACAACCAGTGGCTGCATGCCATGAAACTGGTGGCCCGCCTGCCCGGAGGCACTCCACCCGAGTTCCGACGCAAG TTGTGGCTCTCGCTGGCGGACAAGTATCTCAAGTCGAAGAACGTGGACTGGGCGCAGCAGAGGGAGAAGTGCTTTTGCGAGGAGTGGCGCGAGGACGACGAGGAGCTGGGCATACAAATCGTCAAG GACCTGCATCGCACTGGCTCGAATCTGTGCACCGGTCCCGCGGGCTCCATAAACCAGGCCAAGCTGAAGCGCATCCTACTGGGCTATGCCCGTTACAACCCCGAGGTGGGCTATTGCCAG GGATTCAACATGCTGGGCGCCCTCATATTGCAAGTGATGgacaaggaggaggaggagtccATGAAGGTCATGATCTACCTGGTGGAGGGCGTTCTGCCCACGGGCTACTTTTACGGCTCGATGGGCGGCCTGCAGGCGGACATGGGCGTCTTCCGGGAGCTGATGCAGACGCGACTGCCACGATTGGCGAAGCACCTGCAACGCCTGCAGGGACCCGTCGAGAATGCATTCGAACCGCCGCTAACCAATGtcttcacaatgcagtggttTCTCACCATGTTCTGCACCTGCCTGCCCATGTCGTGCGTCCTGCGCGTCTGGGACCTGGTCCTTATCGAGGGCAGTGATGTCCTTCTTCGCACCGCCCTCGTCCTTTGGAGCCTGCTAGAAGA ACGTGTGATCAGTGTCCGATCTGCAGATGAGTTCTATGGCAAGATGGGATCTTATTCCAGTGAACTCCTCAATGGCCATCTTGTGGACTCCAATGGTCTCATTGAGCGTGTGGTAAAGCTAGGACCCATTGAGGATTTGCGACAACTGCGGGATAAGCATCTCTACAACATTGCCCCACTGCGTCACAAACAAGGATTGCA GCTCTACTACGACGAGGAGGACACCCATTCGGATGAGGAGCGCTTGGCGGTGGCAACTGTATTTGGCTTGAATTGGGGTAGACGTGGATCGGTGGGTCCTGCGGCGGCAGGAAAGCAGCAAGTAGAACAGAAGGATCGCCTCGCTTTAGATATTTCCCTGCTAAAGAAGCAGTACGATAGGCTGCGCGAGCGCCAGAAGCAGGCACATGTCATCCTAACCACCGCCTGTTCGACGGCAGCGCGCCAAGGATCGGGTCCAGCGAGCAGCTCCCAGCCGGCGGTTCCAGTGAACCAGTTACTTCTCGGTCGCCCTGCAATAGTAACTAACAAGGGAAAGCGGGTTGGAGCACCATTGGGCGCCATTCCACCTGCTCGAAAGCCCTCACTTCCCGCTGTCCTCCATACCAAACCAACTTCAGAGAAACAGTTGCGAAGGGGAGAGACTCTGCTCTGGAGGGACACCGATCCAAGCCGCAGAAGGCGAGATAGTTTGACCTGGAAGGAGATCAAAGCAGATCGAGCTGCAATGATACGAGAGGGCGTTGATGTCAGCTCCGTGAGAACGCAGAAGCTGCGCACGCGATTTGGAAAGAGCGATAGCTCCTCATACAGCGAGGATAGTGATGGTGAGCAGGAGTCTGGGacaggaggcggaggaggttCCAGCACGGACACCAGCCTGTGTGATGACGATGATCCAAAGTCCACGGAGAAGAGTCCCAAGCAGAAGGCTAAACTAGCACGCAAGCTCAAGGAGCAGAAGCAATTGGCCGGTTCCAGGGAGACGAGCTTGGAGCGGCAGAGACCCAAATCTTGGGCTCCAAGCAGCCATGAGATTCCCTTCATGCTGATGGGTACGGATAGTGGCGACGAGAAGGAGGATAAGTCTACGAAAGAGGGGCCGATTACTGGAGATCAAGCGGAGGATAGTGCCACGGAAAGCGGTCACTACGAATTTGACAGAGAGTTGCATTTGGTCAGCTCCAAGATGGAGCCACTCAAGCTTCCTTTCGATCCCGAATTCACAGGCATGACTTCCGTTAGTCCCATACCGACGCCCCGAGAAAAGAGTGAAGCTGAAGAGGATTTGCTGGATGAGCGAAAGCCATTCGATGTGAGCGATGATGGAGTGACAAATCAGTATTTCGAGAGGGTTAACAGCGTGGAGCGGCCTAATCGTCTGGAATTGACCTACTCGCTTAACGAAGAAGAAACGGATACTAATGCCATTTACCTAGAGGAGCGGGAAAAGGTTGAGGGGCATAGTGGTGATAGGGAATATAATTCCCTACCCCCTTTCTACCCGAGAGAGAACGATGATGGTGTACAGGGTGGTGGCAAGGTGCCACAGATTCGTGATGATAACATTCCAGGTGAGAACAAGGACGATTACAAGGAGCTCCTGAGCATGACGATAGAGGAAAATACTGTATACAAGCCACCAACCCCCACAGCCAGCACATTGAGTAATGCCAGCCGAAAGAGACGAGATCCTCGCCGAAAAACTTTGACCCGCTCATCGACCATTGAAATCGAGGAACGGTATCAGGCCCTGGAGCGCAGGATCAGTCAGGATCAGCCAAGTGGAGATCGGCAAGCCAAGTATATTCCTAGCACAGCTGCTCTAGAGGAACGGTTTAACACCCTAGAAAAGCAATTGAGTGCTGAAAAGCAACGCAAGGAGCTGTCCGAAATGGAGGCTGAATATCCAATTAAATCCGAGCGAATTCCATCTACCGCCGACCTGGAATCACGCTTCAATTCCCTAACAAAACAAATGAGTTCCAGCGAATCTAGTTCCAAAACTCCCATTGATCTCAAGGACGAGGACCGACCCAGTGGCAGCAGCTCCAAGAACCAGAAGGATAGCGAAAAAACTAGCAAGCTGCACAAATCAGAGGAACCTGAATCTAATACGAAGGAAACTACAGGGGAAACAGAAGCCAGCGATAGCAATGATAGTAAAATTGGTGAAAAGGAAACGGAGCAACCACGCATCAAGAAACTTCCATCAACTGCAGAGCTGGAAGATCGTTTTAATGCCTTAGAACGCAAAATGAGTGTTCAGAAGAGCAGCCCATCCAAGAACAAGAAAGAACCACCCGATGAAGAAGAATCGAAATCTACAAAGGAGCCAGAAGAGCCAGAGGAGTCCGAAAAAGCAAATGAGAAAACTTCGGGCAGGCAAACACCCATTGCTAAAAAGGATTCCAAAGATAGTGATCAGAAAAAATCTGAAACTAAGGAGAACCAATCACCAACTAAAAACCAAGACGAAAAAGTCAAGGTCAAATCCCCAAAAAGTGAGGAGATGATTGAAAAAGAAACCTCTTCGAATCCGAAAGAGGATTCACACGAATCGGAAGCCGCtacaaataaaaaggtggAAGGCAATCGCGAGCTTAGCTCAGAAAAAGGTgatcacaaaataaaagaaaagagtGAAGAAGCTCCAGGGAAAGCCGGAAAAGAAACTGCggaaaccaaaaatgcaaatgttaaAGACTCGTCAAAAAAAGGTGATTCTCAAAAAAACGAAGCCGCTAAGACGTCGGTTTCACAAACTGAGTCtgacttaaaaccaagttctAAAGAAAACTCAACTTCCAAGGATGCGGAACAAGAAAAGACCCCTCGAAAATCACCACCCTCCACAGAAGAATTAGAAAAACGTTTTAATGCCTTAGAAAAGCAGATGAGTACCACCAACTTGGAAACAACTAAAGAACCTGATCAAACTAAACCAGCAACTAAAAGTCAATCTACGAGTGCCGAAGTAAAGACGCAGAAATCCATGAAATCTTTTGACGACAAGATCAAAGAAGTTAATGTGGCTATCGAAAAGGAGCAGAGCAGAGTTGAGGTGGAGGTTAATGCTGAAAAGAAGCGCAAAAACGTTGAAGAAGccccaaaaaacaaagaagGGGATTCTCAGCAACCAGAAGAAAGTCAACACAAGGGTAAGAATCAGCGAAGAGCATCTGAGCCACCGTCAACTGAGGATCTTGAGAAGCGTTATGAAACCTTGAAGCGTCGCATGAGTAGCAAGAATCAATTTAGCGAAACCGTGGACGAAGCTCTCGAGCGAATCCAGCAGGAGGTAATCTCGGAAGCAGTGGAGGAAAAGAAGCCACCGCCATCGACGGAGGATCTGGAGAGCCGCTTTGAGGCACTGCATGGGGATAAGAAAAATGTGGAATCTAAAATGGATGAAACTAAACACGTAGATGTGGCCATTGAGGCGCATATTCCATCCCCAcctccgccgccaccaccaccaaagGAACGTCCTGTCCTGGCCGAACCAGTTCTCCACCAGCAACAGGCTCTGATCGAGGAGCTGCAGAGCAAGATGCGAGGCCAATCACCCGGCGAGGAGAACCTGAAGCCCAGCGAGATAAATCCGCAGAGGAGGCAGAAAAAGCTACTGCAACGACCCACGCCCATGGGCGATGAGACCTCGGAAGCACCTGCAAACACGGCTTACTACAGAGCGGCAAACCACGAACAATGGCAGCAGCGCATGGTGCGTCGGTTCTCTGATTTACCCTCCCGGGCCGATCTGGAGAACCGATTGCAGTTCCTGGAGAGGCAACTCTACAAGAAGTTCTACAAGCAGCGCTGTGCAAGTGATTCCGAAGTTGCATCGAGGGTCAAACTCCCGCCCGAGGACCAGCCGAGCACCTCTCGGCAGGCCAGGAAACAGGAAGCCGAAGGACAGCTGGAGCAGCGTGTCCTGGCGTTGGAGAAACAGCTGAGCGAGAACAGTCTCAAGTTGCTGGAAGCGATGAGGGAGCGCCACAGGTCAGCAGATGACAGTGGCTCCCCTAGGCGATTGAGCACGGAGACAATCGACGCCACCGGCAAGGAACTTGTTAGATACACCCAGAACATTGGGGAGCTGGAGGAAGTCGACGCCCACAAGCCCATCAACATAAGCATCAATATCAAGATGATGGTCAACAAAGACAGTGAGTCCAAGCAGCCAAAGGGTGAGTCCAAGCCCACAACAGAAGATCTGACTCGCCGCCTGGAGCAATTGGAGCAGCAACTGTTGGAGGAACGGGCCAAAAATGGCTCGATCCCACCAGAAAATGAAGTACTTGAGGAGAAACCAGAAAAGCTCGAAGAAAAGGATTCCTGCAAAAAGCAGGAGAAGAACTGCCACAATCAGCACGTCAAAGGTGATGAAGTTGAGAAAACAGAAATTCCGGCTGATAGAAAAATTGAACCTGCATCGGCTAAGGAGACTAAAACCCTTGAAAATGTAGAGAAAGCTCAAACCCGAGCGAAAGTTGTGGATACTGAAAAATCGGTTAAAGATCAGAACGCAGTGACGGATGAAAAATCTGTTCAAGACCAGAATGTAGTGGTTGATAAGAAAGCAGATAGGAAAATTTTGGATAAAAAAGATAAATCTCCTGCTGCGGGGAAATCAGAAGACACAAAACAGACGTCAGGGAAAAAGGAGAAATCAGAAGACATAAAACAGGCGTCAGAGGCCCCCAAAGCTGGAGCCTCTAAAGAAACATCCACGCGAGGGAAACCTTCCGAAACTAAGTTGGAAAAACCCACAACTAAAGAGTCGGTTCTTAAGGAAACTTTCCCCAAAAAGGAGAATCTTGAAAGTGAGAAACCCAAATCCAAAGAAAACGAAGCTACAAAAACGGaaacacaaaaatcaaagGAAACCCCTACAGTTGCGGTCAGCCCTAAAGAAAGCAAAGTATCGAGCAAACAAATGAcagagaaaaaagaaacaatcaAAGACTCTTCTTCCAAAGAACTGCCCGAGAAAATGGTTATCAATTCCACAGATGTGGGACCCATGGATCCAAACGGAAAAACAGTGGTGCTGTTAATGGACAACGAACACAGAGCTTCGAAGGTTAGAAGATTGACCAGGGCCAACACGGAAGAACTGGAAGACCTCTTCCAGGCCTTGGAGAAACAGCTCAATGATCGAAATCTTGTCAAATCCGAAGATGGTCGCCTGATACGAGTAGATCCCAAGCCAAGCGCTGAGCAAGTGGAGCAGACTCAGGCTATTTCTGATCTCACCAAGGAAATCGAGGACTTTACCAGCGCCAAACCGGAGGAGGAGAACCCGAAGGAGGCGGCCAAAGAAGACAAACCGGAGCCCGAAGAGCCGGAGGACTTCGACTGGGGACCCAACACTGTGAAACATCACTTGAAACGCAAAACAGTCTACCTGCCCTCCACAAAAGAGCTGGAATCTCGCTTCCGCTCCTTGGAACGTCAGATAAAACTGCTTGAGGATGTGGAAAAGATCGATGTGGAGCAGCGGCTGAATGAAATTGAGCGTAAAATTAAACTGCAGTACTCGCTATCCCACGAAAAAGATTTGAACAAGTACTTGGAACTGTGTGAAGGTAAGGGACTAGATGACGATGAACCTGTGCCTGTGGAAACTCCAACGAAGGAGGCGGAAATTACCACAGCTAGAGATCGTTCTCGTAGTCCTGGGCGCAAAGCATTGGCTACCAAATCTCCATATACCTCTCCATCGCGAAAGGCCACCATTAAAACTCCACATACTTCTCCCACCCGGAAGCCTATCATTAAATCTCCCTATACATCTCCTTCACGGAAGTCGGCCAAGTCCCCTTATACGTCGCCCTCCAGAAATCGACAGAGATCACCTTCTCCAACTCGATCGCCGGAGAGGAAGTCAAAGAAAAGTCCCTACACTTCACCAGCCCGTCGCAAGCCGCATCCTAACGATCTTCCCATCTCAGATGATTTAGAATACAAATATCGAGTACTTGATTTGGTAAGATCCAAATCTAAGGAGAACTTGGCCAAGCGAATGAACGATCCCAACAGAAAACCGGCCATTCATCCCTTGGAAATGATTCTCAGTCCCAGTCCGGATGCAGATGCAATACCTACAACAGGAGAACTAGAGCATAGAATACGTGTCCTGGACGAAAAGCTCAAATCGCCAGCCAAAACCCGATCAAAGTCGCGCTCTCGATCGCCAACCATCGAAGACATAAAACGTCAAAAGATGAGAGATGAGAAAAAGCCCAGGACTCCTGTTCACAATCTGGAAAGGATTGTCAGTTCGCCTGGTAGACCAGAACCACCCACTGCCGAAGAGCTCGAGGAGCGTATACGCATCCTGGAGCAGGAGCATAAGTTTGACTTTAAGACCCAGAAGGACTACAAGGCATTCAATCAAAAGCTCAAGGACGTCATCTCACCCTCGCTCTCCTTCGACGAATTCCGGGCAGCCAAGTCACGCGAGCAAAGTCCCCGCCGCCATGGACCCACTACGCCCAAGTCTGCCCTGCGTCGCGATGATTTCGATGAAGGCTACTGTGGCGGTACCCACACATCCACTCTCTACCGCCCCACCAGCCCGAAGGTCATTCGGTTCCGggatgaggacgaggatgaggacCAGTTTGAGGAAGCACCCAGACCGAAGTCGCGTCAGACCAGCGATCGAATG ACTCTTGCAGATCAACCATCGGCCACTCGCAGCTACGCCAGCAGCACGGAGGGTCTGGATGCCTTGGGTAGTCGTCTAATGAGG GAAACCTCTCCGATTACCCGAACCGGAACCCACACGGGTGTACCACTGCGAACGGGGGAGAACATCAACGACCGCCTGAGTTCGATCAAGAACTCTATCAAGTCGATCGACACACTGTGCGAGGAGAAGCCGTACCAGAAGGAGAAGTGCCAGCGGTACATTGACTCACTGTTCACGGACTCACTGCACTTTGCCAGCAAGAAGAGCTCCCTGGAGGACCTCAGTCTCAGCAGGAGTCTTAGTCGCAGCGAGAGCAGGGGAAGGAGTATTCATAGATCTGGAGACTATGCACCTTCGATTAGGGTCACCTCCGAGCACCGATCTTTGGGCTCGGCGGATTCTCGAAGGAGTCCTTTGGGCAACCGGGACACCAGTCCCTTGCACCACAGATCGCATAGGGATATTAGCCGGGAACTGTCCCCTCGACGAAGACGcttggaggaggaggatgaggagcgTAAGGATCGGGAGAGCAGTAGGGTAAGACGTGATAACTTGTTGCCAAATTATTTTGCTGATAATCGTAGCGAACTAAGTAGCGGGAGTAGTTTAACCGGGTTTAACCACAAAGTAGATAGACAACTAGAAGAGACGTGCGCCAAATATGCGGACGATCGACGCTCGGCCTGTCGCACACCGTTGAGCCATCCGTACGAGTCCCGCACCACAGCCACACGCCACAGCCACACAGATCCAGTCCAGATCCCAACCAACCCAGCAGGATCAGCTACTGCAACAGATAGTTTCCCCCGGCCCGTGTCGCCATATCGCCAGCCGTACGATCCCTACCATCGGTCCCCTGGTGGTGCCGGTGGCACACCCCTCTATCAGCCCGGCAAGCTGGAGATCCGCCACACCACCGTCACCTCAACCTTCTACGATCGGTTCCTCACTGAGAAGCAGATCGAGCGGCAGACCCACTCCCGTCCGCCCAGTCGTTCGCCAGTGGTTTCACCCTCGGTGCCAGCCAAAAGCTATGTCGAATTGTGCAGCACCTCAGGCACATCCAGCACCACCGCTACCAGCACCTCCACCTCCTCATTCATGTCCAGCAGCTATGCAGGCCCCTCCTTTTCGCTGCCCTCGGCCAGCAACTTTTCCTATTTGAATCCGGGTTCGGGCTCGGGTTCGGGCATCTCGTCAATTTCGCCGCGCGCCAGTTGCTCGGATCTTCGTTCCACCACCAGCGGCCCTACATCCACCAGTACCACCTCCGTAACCACCTCTTCATATGTACCCTACAATTTCACCAGCTCTTTCACATCTCGCTTAAACGATCCCATTATCACTTCCACTACCAGTGCAGTTAGCACTAGTTCCCTTACCCATTCCACGGGGGTCTACAATCCCATGATGTCGTTCACACTGAGGGAACCACTAGCCAGCAGTTCCCTGGGTGGTTCAAGTGCCTCTCCATTGCTACCGTTTCAGTTTAACAGAACTTTCACTTCCAACTTCGACAAGGAACAGAACAAACAATAG